Proteins from a single region of Acidimicrobiales bacterium:
- a CDS encoding MFS transporter: MTKVRLWSHQTFRSFASRNFRLFFAGLAISMTGTWVQQVAQVWLVLDLGGNGVELGITTALQFAPVLLFGAWAGVLADRFDKRRVLFVTQTAALLCALALGLLTLAGTATLTWVWVIAFALGCVTAADNPARRAFVTDLVPTDDVPNAVGLNSAVITASRIVGPAIAGVLIAGAGVGWCFLLNSASFVAVLAALAAMRPSEFRTAPPVPREKGQVRAGLRYVWSTPSLRLPLLLTAVIGTIAFNYPVVLPLLAKETFSGDAGTYTLLFSLMSVGSLVGALAAASRSRRGPRFMVGAAAAFGITTVVASAAPTLPLAVAALVPVGLTGIAFMSSATAELQLNADPSMRGRVLALHAVVFLGSTPLGGPLVGWITEAYGPRVGLAIGGVAAVLAVLVAVRARRAHPISDLADSWHARRDLHRLAA, encoded by the coding sequence GTGACGAAGGTGCGCCTCTGGTCCCACCAGACGTTCCGGTCGTTCGCATCCCGCAACTTCCGCCTGTTCTTCGCCGGCCTCGCCATCTCGATGACGGGCACGTGGGTGCAGCAGGTGGCCCAGGTGTGGCTGGTGCTCGACCTCGGCGGCAACGGCGTGGAGCTCGGCATCACGACCGCCCTCCAGTTCGCCCCCGTCCTGCTGTTCGGGGCCTGGGCCGGGGTGCTCGCCGACCGCTTCGACAAGCGCCGGGTGCTGTTCGTCACCCAGACGGCGGCCCTGCTCTGCGCGCTGGCCCTCGGCCTGCTGACCCTGGCCGGCACGGCCACCCTGACCTGGGTGTGGGTGATCGCGTTCGCCCTCGGCTGCGTGACGGCCGCCGACAACCCGGCCAGGCGGGCCTTCGTCACCGACCTCGTCCCCACCGACGACGTGCCCAACGCCGTCGGCCTCAACAGCGCGGTGATCACCGCCTCGCGCATCGTCGGGCCGGCCATCGCCGGCGTGCTGATCGCCGGGGCCGGCGTCGGCTGGTGCTTCCTGCTGAACTCGGCCTCGTTCGTCGCCGTGCTCGCCGCCCTGGCCGCCATGCGGCCCTCGGAGTTCCGCACCGCCCCGCCCGTGCCCAGGGAGAAGGGCCAGGTCAGGGCCGGGCTCCGCTACGTCTGGTCGACGCCGAGCCTCCGCCTGCCGCTGCTGCTGACCGCGGTGATCGGGACGATCGCCTTCAACTACCCGGTCGTCCTGCCGCTGCTGGCCAAGGAGACGTTCTCGGGCGACGCCGGCACCTACACGCTGCTGTTCTCGCTGATGAGCGTGGGCTCCCTCGTCGGGGCCCTGGCCGCCGCCTCCCGGTCCCGCCGGGGCCCCCGGTTCATGGTCGGCGCGGCCGCCGCCTTCGGCATCACGACCGTGGTCGCCTCGGCCGCCCCGACCCTGCCCCTCGCCGTCGCCGCCCTCGTCCCCGTCGGGCTCACCGGCATCGCGTTCATGTCGAGCGCCACCGCCGAGCTCCAGCTGAACGCCGACCCCAGCATGCGGGGCCGGGTGCTCGCCCTCCATGCCGTCGTGTTCCTCGGCAGCACCCCGCTCGGCGGGCCGCTCGTCGGGTGGATCACCGAGGCCTACGGCCCCAGGGTCGGCCTGGCGATCGGCGGCGTGGCCGCCGTGCTCGCCGTCCTCGTCGCCGTCCGGGCCCGCCGGGCCCACCCGATCTCCGACCTCGCCGACAGCTGGCACGCCCGCCGGGACCTGCACCGCCTGGCCGCCTAG